From the Manis javanica isolate MJ-LG chromosome 11, MJ_LKY, whole genome shotgun sequence genome, one window contains:
- the LOC140844238 gene encoding olfactory receptor 56A3-like translates to MTTQHNVTTTTEISDFLLNCFVRSPSWQLWLSLPLSVLFLLAMGANATLLITIRMEASLHQPMYYLLSLLSMLDMVLCLTVIPKVLAIFWFDLRSISFSACFLQMFIMNCFLAMESCTFMVMAYDRYVAICHPLRYLSIINEQFVAKAVIFILARNVLLTMPIPILSARLHYCRRNVIENCICANMSVSRLSCDDVTINRIYQFATGWAMLGFDLILIFLSYTLILRAVLRLKAEGAVAKALSTCGSHFILILFFSTILLVFVLTHVAKKKVSAEVPVLLNVLHHVIPAALNPIVYGVRTQEIKQGIQRLLRKGW, encoded by the coding sequence ATGACCACACAACACAatgtcaccaccaccactgagATTTCAGACTTCCTCCTGAATTGTTTTGTCAGGTCCCCCAGCTGGCAGCTCTGGCTGTCCTTGCCCCTCAGCGTCCTATTCCTCCTGGCCATGGGGGCCAACGCCACCCTCCTCATCACCATCCGGATGGAGGCCTCTCTGCACCAGCCCATGTACTACCTGCTCAGCCTCCTCTCCATGCTGGACATGGTACTCTGCCTTACCGTCATCCCCAAGGTCCTGGCCATCTTCTGGTTTGACCTCAGGTCCATTAGCTTCTCTGCCTGCTTCCTGCAGATGTTCATCATGAACTGTTTCCTCGCCATGGAGTCCTGCACCTTCATGgtcatggcctatgaccgctatgtggccatctgccacccactGAGGTACCTGTCCATCATCAATGAGCAATTTGTGGCCAAGgctgtcatttttattttggccAGGAATGTCCTTCTTACAATGCCTATTCCCATTCTCTCGGCACGGCTCCACTATTGCAGGAGAAACGTCATTGAGAACTGCATCTGCGCCAATATGTCAGTGTCCAGGCTCTCCTGTGATGATGTCACCATCAATCGCATCTACCAGTTTGCTACAGGCTGGGCTATGCTAGGATTTGACCTCATCCTCATCTTCCTCTCCTACACCCTCATCCTGAGAGCTGTGCTGAGACTCAAGGCAGAGGGAGCTGTGGCCAAGGCCCTGAGCACGTGTGGCTCCCACTTCATCCTCATCCTCTTCTTCAGCACCATCCTGCTCGTCTTCGTCCTCACGCATGTGGCCAAGAAGAAGGTCTCCGCTGAGGTGCCGGTCCTGCTCAATGTCCTCCACCACGTCATCCCTGCAGCCCTCAACCCCATTGTTTATGGAGTGCGCACCCAGGAGATCAAGCAAGGAATCCAGAGGTTACTGAGGAAAGGGTGGTAA
- the LOC140844239 gene encoding olfactory receptor 56A3 — translation MTTQHNVTTTTEISDFLLNCFVRSPSWQLWLSLPLSVLFLLAMGANATLLITIRMEASLHQPMYYLLSLLSMLDMVLCLTVIPKVLAIFWFDLRSISFSACFLQMFIMNCFLAMESCTFMVMAYDRYVAICHPLRYLSIINEQFVAKAVIFILARNVLLTMPIPILSARLHYCRRNVIENCICANMSVSRLSCDDVTINRIYQFAGGWTLLGSDLILIFLSYTLILRAVLRLKAEGAVAKALSTCGSHFILILFFSTVLLVFVLTHVAKKKVSAEVPVLLNVLHHIIPAALNPIVYGVRTQEIKQGIQRLLRKGW, via the coding sequence ATGACCACACAACACAatgtcaccaccaccactgagATTTCAGACTTCCTCCTGAATTGTTTTGTCAGGTCCCCCAGCTGGCAGCTCTGGCTGTCCTTGCCCCTCAGCGTCCTATTCCTCCTGGCCATGGGGGCCAACGCCACCCTCCTCATCACCATCCGGATGGAGGCCTCTCTGCACCAGCCCATGTACTACCTGCTCAGCCTCCTCTCCATGCTGGACATGGTACTCTGCCTTACCGTCATCCCCAAGGTCCTGGCCATCTTCTGGTTTGACCTCAGGTCCATTAGCTTCTCTGCCTGCTTCCTGCAGATGTTCATCATGAACTGTTTCCTCGCCATGGAGTCCTGCACCTTCATGgtcatggcctatgaccgctatgtggccatctgccacccactGAGGTACCTGTCCATCATCAATGAGCAATTTGTGGCCAAGgctgtcatttttattttggccAGGAATGTCCTTCTTACAATGCCTATTCCCATTCTCTCGGCACGGCTCCACTATTGCAGGAGAAACGTCATTGAGAACTGCATCTGCGCAAATATGTCAGTGTCCAGGCTCTCCTGTGATGATGTCACCATCAATCGCATCTACCAGTTTGCTGGAGGCTGGACACTGCTAGGATCTGACCTCATCCTCATCTTCCTCTCCTACACCCTCATCCTTAGAGCTGTGCTTAGACTCAAGGCAGAGGGAGCTGTGGCCAAGGCCCTGAGCACGTGTGGCTCCCACTTCATCCTCATCCTCTTCTTCAGCACCGTCCTGCTGGTCTTCGTCCTCACGCATGTGGCCAAGAAGAAGGTCTCCGCTGAGGTGCCGGTCCTGCTCAATGTCCTCCATCACATCATCCCTGCAGCCCTCAACCCCATTGTTTATGGAGTGCGCACCCAGGAGATCAAGCAAGGAATCCAGAGGTTACTGAGGAAAGGGTGGTAA
- the LOC140844237 gene encoding olfactory receptor 56A3-like, giving the protein MTTQHNVTTTTEISDFLLNCFVRSPSWQLWLSLPLSVLFLLAMGANATLLITIRMEASLHQPMYYLLSLLSMLDMVLCLTVIPKVLVIFWFDLRSISFSACFLQMFIMNCFLAMESCTFMVMAYDRYVAICHPLRYLSIINEQFVAKAVIFILARNVLLTMPIPILSARLHYCRRNVIENCICANMSVSRLSCDDVTINRIYQFATGWAMLGFDLILIFLSYTLILRAVLRLKAEGAVAKALSTCGSHFILILFFSTILLVFVLTHVAKKKVSAEVPVLLNVLHHVIPAALNPIVYGVRTQEIKQGIQRLLRKGW; this is encoded by the coding sequence ATGACCACACAACACAatgtcaccaccaccactgagATTTCAGACTTCCTCCTGAATTGTTTTGTCAGGTCCCCCAGCTGGCAGCTCTGGCTGTCCTTGCCCCTCAGCGTCCTCTTCCTCCTGGCCATGGGGGCCAACGCCACCCTCCTCATCACCATCCGGATGGAGGCCTCTCTGCACCAGCCAATGTACTACCTGCTCAGCCTCCTCTCCATGCTGGACATGGTACTCTGCCTTACCGTCATCCCCAAGGTCCTGGTCATCTTTTGGTTTGACCTCAGGTCCATAAGCTTCTCTGCCTGCTTCCTGCAGATGTTCATCATGAACTGTTTCCTCGCCATGGAGTCCTGCACCTTCATGgtcatggcctatgaccgctatgtggccatctgccacccactGAGGTACCTGTCCATCATCAATGAGCAATTTGTGGCCAAGgctgtcatttttattttggccAGGAATGTCCTTCTTACAATGCCTATTCCCATTCTCTCGGCACGGCTCCACTATTGCAGGAGAAACGTCATTGAGAACTGCATCTGCGCCAATATGTCAGTGTCCAGGCTCTCCTGTGATGATGTCACCATCAATCGCATCTACCAGTTTGCTACAGGCTGGGCTATGCTAGGATTTGACCTCATCCTCATCTTCCTCTCCTACACCCTCATCCTGAGAGCTGTGCTGAGACTCAAGGCAGAGGGAGCTGTGGCCAAGGCCCTGAGCACGTGTGGCTCCCACTTCATCCTCATCCTCTTCTTCAGCACCATCCTGCTCGTCTTCGTCCTCACGCATGTGGCCAAGAAGAAGGTCTCCGCTGAGGTGCCGGTCCTGCTCAATGTCCTCCACCACGTCATCCCTGCAGCCCTCAACCCCATTGTTTATGGAGTGCGCACCCAGGAGATCAAGCAAGGAATCCAGAGGTTACTGAGGAAAGGGTGGTAA